The sequence below is a genomic window from Pelmatolapia mariae isolate MD_Pm_ZW linkage group LG9, Pm_UMD_F_2, whole genome shotgun sequence.
CAAGGGAGGAACTCAAATCTTGGCTCCCTTATGAACAAATAGACTTCAAACTTTAttagaaaagaagtgaaaaagatATGAATATATGTGAATCCTTACTTATGGACTTGATTTAGCCTATTTGAATATTTGACAAGATCCAAAAACTTACAGTGAGGATCCTGTGCCTGTTGTCATAACAGGAAGCTACAGTAGTCATTGTTATGCCAATATCAATGTTTATCTAtcaatatattatttatttttttaaactaaattctgtttttgccatttctatgtttcacttTTGGAAAAAGGGAAGGGCAAGCTGCTTATTGAGCTCAGGCAAAGGTAATCACATGCTTGCAGTAATCATTCAGATTACAGGAAATCCGCTGAGGTGTTGCATAACTTCACCTGTCTACGCCTATGTGCTCAGAGCAATTAAAAGGTATGTACACAGATCGTTGTGCACGAGTTTTCTGTTATCAAGTTTTGAAATATGTGGAAACCCGGGCATTTCGTCACTTGCTGGTGATATCAGACATGAAACTGTTGCAGGGAAGTGTGAACTGTGACCCTGTTCCTATACACGTATACACATTTCCGACCTGACTGTATAGTTATGTGAGGTGGAGCCCTTTAAAAGAGAAAGGACAGTGGCATTTACAGTTTCCTTCCCTGAATGAACACCTCTCTCCTCTCAGAGTGTACTGGTAAGTTaaaatgcttgtgtgtgtgtgtgagagtgctTTGTTGTAGCCTGATTTCAGTGTGATAACACGCAATGATAACTGTGTAGACTGAATATTATCAAACAGATCTGTAAATGACATCTGAAAATTTTATAAATCAGGTACCTGAACATAaactaaattgttttttttttttaaattgcagtgctgttttattcaaaatgtttcttttgccaGCTTTTGAAAATTCCTAATTGAACAACATAGATTTGGCTTATTTGTTGTGTGAAATGTAAGAACAATCCAGTCTCTTATGTAAGAGTTCTAATGCTCTGATTTGCACTGATAGAAATAATCAATAATTGTTCTATTACATAAATTAAGTGATTATCAGGATTTTTTATGTGTTCATGACATGGATCAAAGGTCAGTATCATGCAGCACCTGACTAAACTCACGCTGCATTtcatatcaatgacaaaaacaagCAGCAGTTTGTACAAGACAAAAtgttacatacacacacgtatattatatatatttctttctttgcttgccTTCTTTGCAGATTGACCAAAATGGCCCCTGAAACACTGGAAAGGGTCCACAGCAGCATTTCTCCAGACCCTTCAAAGCACAACTGAACTTCAGTCAAAAGCACATCTGCCTGCAACACAGACGGATACTTCAAGTTTCAAGTGACAACACGATGCTTCAGCCAGACATTCGGTACACCAAAGTGCGATGGCTATTAACCATCGCTGGAGTCTTCCTGTATGTCGGGGACATTTGGACAGACATTGTACTGGCTGTGAAATATTTTCAAGAGGAACAATACGTCTGGACTGGGTTCACCGTAATGTTTATTCTGATCGGACTACTGGTTACTCAGATCTTCAGCTATGCCTGGTATTGGGATGACTTGAATGACCCTCTCTTAAAccctgaaggaaaaaaagaaatatcagACATGTCAAAACCTGGGCTTGTTGTCTTGCATGCATTTGGCTTGGGCATCTTTACCAGGTATGCCATTAAAATTACAGCTTTCATGAGACCACAGTAGCCGAAGTAGGATATGACCTTTGAGTTTAACACCTGCAAATTAACTTGAAGTTGCTTGTTGTACCTATAAAAAGGAGTGCCTGCATGTTGTGAGTCAAAACGTGCTTTATGTTAATCACGCACATTGACAAAGTGGTATTTAATAAACTGGAATGCCCACATTCAAGCTGTGTTCAACTTGTTGTATGGCATTAAGATAAAGCCTTACAAATGAATCACCATCTATGCAGCAATAGCACGCTATGCAATAACACGTGCACTGCAGGGTGGcagcttgtttgttttcattgtgtttgCCTTGTCTCTAGGTATTACCACCTGCTGAAAGAGGGTTTCCAAGTGGTTTGGACGAAAACAAATGGCGATGGGGTGGATAAGCTGAGAGAAGTTCACAAGAAGCTGTTTTGCATGGCCACCGATCTGAGCATGCTCAAGCTCTTTGAGACTTTCCTGGAGAGTGCCCCCCAGCTCCTTTTACAGCTTTACATATTACTGGGCCACAACGAGGTCTCAGTCATGCAGTGTAAGTAGAGACAAAAGATACTCTACACATGTGTGCGAACTTGAAGAATCATTACTTACACTGCCTGTTCTTGTCTTTCAGGTCTATCTGTGGCCTTCTCCTTCTGTAACATTGCATGGTCACTGGTGGACTATCGCCGCTGCCTGCGGAGATCTCTCCCCCATATCAGAGAAATGCCCTCTGGCCTCCCCACAGCAATCTACCTCCTCTACAAAATTTGTACCATCACCAGCCTCATTCTCAGCTACAGCCTCCTCCTCATACTGAGTATCTACACTACAGTAGCACTCACTGTCCTCTGGCTGCTGGCAACAATATGGACACATTTGCTTGAAACCAAATTCTGCTCAGGCAGAAGCCTGGAGTTTCTCTACAGGGCAGTTGTAGGAGTCATCCTGacattcacattttttaatgtgaaaggACAAGACACAAAAGTAGCCATGACCACCTACTACATTTTCTACACTGTTATTAACATTATGTCGCCGTCATTGATGGCTTTGTTAAAGCCGGAGCTGCAAACAAGCACTTTGCTGCTGACAATCAGCGGTTTAATCTGTGGATGCTCAGTGCTGGGACTGGTGTGCCTCATTTTGTACTACGTCCAACTGCACCCCAGAAGGGTGCAGCGCGAAGAGGATGAGGTGGACGGCCTggaaacaaaggaaacaaagtCACTTGCAAGAATCAAGAACTTCTTGAAACCTTAATGAAGAATTTCCTTTTCAAATTAGCGTGACAGGGTTCAAACAGACACGCACAGGTTCAACCGGCCTAACGATTTCACACGGAGATAAAATAAAGGAGCTTTTAGAGGTTTTGAAGGTACCATTTGCACTATTGGTGGCTAGCTAGACAATAATATATGTGGTTGAATGtctattttagtttttctttaccTATTTATTCTTACAATGTGCAATAAAGCAGGTAATCTGCAAATATTAATGAAAGCAGAATTATCTCTTGATGTTTTCACATGACTTTTAAATCTTAGAAGAAACTGAAAGACAAGATTAATAAAATCAACAATTTCCCCCAAGTGTGTGTAGTATAATATAGCAGTGATGAGAGCAACATAAAAACATTGTTGTGCTTCTCCCCTGCTTCTTAAAGGCTTGTTTGTCAGTGCATCACCCCACCCATATTAGCATTTCTACCCTATTATTTTCCAAAGCTTAGCAGCTTGGTGAACCACCAACCAAAGCGTTGCGCAGTGTAACATTTGTATATCCAAATCTTGCAAGTGGACCTGTAGTGCATACGCTCAACACAGGATGGCGCCATTATCTAGGCTGACTTTTCTAAGTAATGGTGAGCTCAATGGTAGCGTGAGCAACAGTAACAAAGCCACCAAAGTTGTTCTTTTAGTAAGAAAGCATCAAAGATTACTTAAAGATGGGGTCAAGCCATTTTTTTAATCCCTCTAATGTTTTCTCCTTAACATTTTtcataatatttaaaattatactGTAGTTGATTTTTTATGACTCTTAAGTATACTATTTAAGCCTTAAACATATATATTATTGCCTTATATCTCTTCTTTTTgccaaaagtaaaaaagaataGTTCAGCTGATCAAGTACAGGCTCACACACAAAACAGGAAAGCTGGACAGTCGAGATGCTCACCAAGAGTTGATGAGTGGATCATCTACCACTTCAGTAATGTCGCTGAACTTGAATATTACTGTAAATGTAGCTACCAGAAAGATCCTCACCATCCTAATACTCAGAAACTGAAAGGTGGCAActaaacacccccccccccccccccgagaaGTAGTGAAGACAGGGGGTCATGGATGAGCTAACCAGTAATAACAAACCAGTGCTAATTTTGTTTTGACTACCAGCAAAATATTGTATGAGTCAAGCCGGAGAGAGCTGCGGACGCTGTTTCTTCCTGGCTTGGGCAGAaaaggaggggaggggagggtggCCCAGTGTGAGCTCACCTGGGAGGAACGCTGACAAACCGCAGGGTCCAGAGAGCACGATGGTTGTTGGCTCTCAAATAAGCGCAGCACGtccccctccacccccaccctcaCCCCTGGCCTTCCTTTAATTTAGCCAAACTCGGAGCTTTCTGACTTGTTTACTCCAAGAGGCCACTTTAACTTTCATCTGTCGGTTGTGTCGTGTCAGAAGCACTCCataaaatgacaaatttaaGTGAGGAAGTTTTGTTGGAGAGGAAATGAATCACTGCAAGGTAGTGCACAGAATTTTACTGTGGAACCTCATCGGACACACTCCAACTCCACGGCGTGCATTTGATTTGTGCGTATTTAGAGAACACAAAGGTGATTAGATATAGTtcaaaaagacagaaatgtaTGTGTAGATTATCCGTGATGCTGATTTTTAACAACTTACCTTTGGGTATTAGCACCTGCAAGGAGGACTCTCACTGCAGCTCAACCAAAATCACATCAACCTTTGGATTTAAGATGATGAATGCGCACCTCTCTGCCCTCTACTGTATATTTCCTCGGGCTCAGTGAACTAATGCAATGTAAATCTGCCAGAGGGATTTTTATTGGGAGAAGACACATGTGTCTTGCGCTGGAGTCCTAagcagtctctctctctgtggtcTTTGTCGAACTACATATGGCGGTGACTCACCACTGATAGCACTGCCAGGGAACAGTCGCAAGCCATTGGGATAAAATGTGTTGAGTAAAGCATTACCTCCCTGTCTCCAggagaaaacaagcagagagAACGCTGGCGTTGACAGCCTCACAGTAATTTCCACTTCTGGCACTGAGAGCTTAATACCCAGTAATCTCTAACTCCGATCTCGTTGAAATGCGCCTCCAGAAAATGCTGGAGCGCTCGGTGAGAATCTGAGAAACTAGACCCAGATCAAAGATGAATCTCCAGAGCACTACAGGTCTCCATTTTGCCAAGTCAAGGCCTGATCTTGCGGTGCTATCGAACACTCGCACAACACGGCAGCAGTACCAACACAAAGGCATGCAATCACCCACTGTCACCGCCTCAGCACCGGCTCTGATTTGTCTGATTTGAATGGCACTCCATGTCTACATAAACAGTCTTGACCGGTGACCTTTCCATAACCACCGCTAAACTTTTCACCAAATCttatctttttgttttccatcACTACATCCTGGAACAGCCGGTCAGAGTTGGAGaaatgaggggggggggggattcctGGCATACACCATCCCCACAATTTGTACAGACACAATAAACCCGGGAAGGCAGGCTGTTTTTCATTAGGGCTTCAAAGTCCATATAAACCATGATTAATGAAGCCCTAAGATGCTGTATGTCTTTAATTATTATGGCTTGACTGCTACACCAGTGCCTTAGATGCATTAGCAATGTTGGCGATCTGTACACGTCTGCCTGGCTCGTTCTGACATGGCAGCGTCGCCTCATTCTGGGAGAATTCCTCAAATGTGGAGGAAGGGAGTgatagacccccccccccccccccccctccaccaccaccacccctttTTTTTGCAGTGGCACAGAAATTTCTTtaatcactgtacatgcacactTACAAATTAGGTTGGGCAGTGACAGATTGGAGAGCAGGCTGAGTATAATTACATGCAGTGGGCTGGTGTGTGTGATCACAGCGTGGCATTGCGTTACCCAGAGGGTTCTGTAAATAAAGCTCTCGTACAATGAATGAGGATATTGTATGCATTATGGTGGGTACAATGGTCTTACCATTGTTACTACTAGGATTTTTGCTACGGAGTAGCTGTTGGTCTTGTATGTCAAGAGGGAAAGTCAATCTGGGATTAAGCAGAAATTACTGTAGATGAGGTCAGTTGTTGCTATAATTCTGACATAAGGCATCAATTTGCCCGAAGCAACGAGTCATCTAGCGTGGAGAATTAACTTCAGATAGACATATCTTAATTCTGGGGAGACATTCTccttatttagatatttattgtGAAATATGAATGTTGATTTAAAGGGATAGTCTGTTATTATATGGCCCTAATATTTGCTCTGGTTATTATATAGCCCCatatttttaattgaaaaatggAAATCAGTGCATTGATGTGGAAAACACG
It includes:
- the xkr9 gene encoding XK-related protein 9 yields the protein MLQPDIRYTKVRWLLTIAGVFLYVGDIWTDIVLAVKYFQEEQYVWTGFTVMFILIGLLVTQIFSYAWYWDDLNDPLLNPEGKKEISDMSKPGLVVLHAFGLGIFTRYYHLLKEGFQVVWTKTNGDGVDKLREVHKKLFCMATDLSMLKLFETFLESAPQLLLQLYILLGHNEVSVMQCLSVAFSFCNIAWSLVDYRRCLRRSLPHIREMPSGLPTAIYLLYKICTITSLILSYSLLLILSIYTTVALTVLWLLATIWTHLLETKFCSGRSLEFLYRAVVGVILTFTFFNVKGQDTKVAMTTYYIFYTVINIMSPSLMALLKPELQTSTLLLTISGLICGCSVLGLVCLILYYVQLHPRRVQREEDEVDGLETKETKSLARIKNFLKP